The Neobacillus sp. PS3-34 genome has a window encoding:
- a CDS encoding ring-cleaving dioxygenase: protein MTDLKGIHHVTAITSSAEKNYEFFTYVLGMRLVKKTVNQDDIQTYHLFFADDTGSAGTDMTFFDFPGIPKGIHGTNEISKTSFRVPSDAAIDYWFKRFDRLEVKHSGVKEQFGKKTLSFVDFDDQQYQLISDENDKGVATGTPWQKGPIPLEYAITGLGPIFIRIANFDYFKEMMEKVLLFKETAQDGAFHLFEVGEGGNGASVVVESNSFLPPAQQGFGTVHHTAFRVEDRSVLEEWIQRMEGFGFNTSGYVNRHFFESLYVRVAPQILFEFATDGPGFMGDEPYETLGEKLSLPPFLEPKREQIEKLVRPIDTVRSSKEFVKE, encoded by the coding sequence ATGACTGATTTAAAAGGTATTCACCACGTAACAGCAATTACTAGCAGTGCAGAAAAAAACTATGAATTTTTCACATATGTGTTAGGAATGCGTTTAGTAAAGAAAACGGTCAACCAGGATGATATCCAAACGTACCACTTATTTTTTGCGGATGATACAGGCAGCGCGGGAACAGATATGACCTTCTTCGACTTCCCTGGCATTCCAAAGGGCATTCACGGTACAAATGAAATTTCGAAAACATCCTTTCGCGTACCAAGTGATGCAGCAATCGATTATTGGTTCAAGCGTTTTGATCGTTTGGAGGTAAAGCATTCAGGTGTTAAAGAACAATTTGGTAAAAAGACATTATCATTTGTTGATTTTGATGACCAGCAATACCAATTGATTTCGGATGAAAACGATAAAGGCGTGGCAACCGGCACACCATGGCAAAAAGGACCGATTCCACTGGAGTATGCCATCACCGGCTTAGGACCAATCTTTATTCGAATCGCTAATTTCGATTACTTTAAGGAAATGATGGAAAAGGTTCTTTTATTTAAGGAAACAGCACAGGACGGAGCATTCCATCTTTTTGAAGTTGGTGAAGGCGGAAATGGCGCGTCAGTTGTGGTTGAGAGTAATTCATTTCTCCCTCCAGCCCAGCAAGGATTTGGGACCGTACACCATACAGCATTCCGTGTAGAGGATCGTTCTGTTTTGGAAGAATGGATTCAGCGAATGGAAGGCTTTGGGTTCAATACTTCCGGCTATGTGAATCGCCACTTTTTTGAGTCCTTGTACGTGAGAGTTGCGCCACAAATTCTGTTTGAATTTGCAACAGACGGACCAGGATTTATGGGCGATGAACCGTATGAAACACTTGGAGAAAAACTGTCTTTGCCTCCATTTTTAGAGCCAAAGCGTGAACAAATCGAAAAATTAGTCCGTCCGATTGATACTGTAAGGAGTTCGAAGGAATTCGTTAAAGAATAA
- a CDS encoding Xaa-Pro peptidase family protein has protein sequence MLLAIPKSEIIERQSKFHSSMADRKIDCAILFSVTDIFYLTGFHFHPTERPIGFFIDPNQKTHLFVPALEHEHAEEFANVDFVHSYPEYPGLRHPMEYFKDALVKADFTGKVVGYDAIGYGSSMGYRGPIVSDFLDAEFVSIKGLIEEMRFVKSSTEVELIKESCRWGNLAHRLLQKYSKPGLSEIEITSKASTEATMAMIETLGKDYKPHGNTAFALFRGQVGEMSAFPHAVTQNIVLKKGDTLVTGAAADVWGYHSELERTMFVQEVSKEQEKYFQYMYEAQETAFKAIKPGVPCSSVEQEVQKYFKEAGVQHLVQHHTGHAIGLLGHEAPFFDLGDQTIMQPGMVFTVEPGIYVRGLGGFRHSDTVLVTENGMEMLTYYPRDLASMVCY, from the coding sequence ATGTTATTAGCAATTCCTAAAAGTGAAATTATTGAAAGGCAATCAAAGTTTCATTCTTCAATGGCTGATAGAAAAATAGATTGTGCGATCCTTTTCAGTGTAACGGATATCTTTTATTTGACTGGTTTTCATTTTCACCCGACAGAACGTCCGATAGGATTTTTTATCGATCCGAACCAAAAGACACATCTATTTGTCCCAGCACTGGAACATGAACATGCCGAGGAATTTGCAAATGTCGATTTTGTTCATTCCTACCCTGAATATCCTGGCCTGCGCCATCCAATGGAATATTTTAAAGATGCTTTGGTTAAAGCTGATTTTACAGGAAAAGTGGTTGGGTATGACGCCATCGGTTATGGATCTTCAATGGGGTACCGCGGTCCAATTGTAAGTGACTTCCTTGATGCAGAGTTTGTTTCGATTAAAGGCTTGATTGAGGAAATGCGCTTTGTAAAATCGTCGACGGAAGTCGAGTTAATCAAAGAATCATGCCGATGGGGGAATCTTGCTCACCGTCTGCTGCAAAAATATTCAAAGCCCGGCTTAAGTGAAATTGAGATTACGAGTAAAGCTTCCACAGAAGCGACAATGGCGATGATTGAGACATTGGGCAAAGATTACAAGCCACATGGAAATACCGCATTTGCGCTGTTCCGCGGTCAGGTAGGTGAAATGTCGGCTTTCCCTCATGCGGTTACTCAAAACATCGTTCTGAAAAAGGGGGACACATTGGTCACTGGAGCAGCCGCTGATGTATGGGGTTATCATAGTGAACTTGAGAGAACAATGTTTGTGCAAGAAGTTAGTAAAGAGCAGGAAAAATATTTTCAGTATATGTATGAAGCACAGGAAACCGCCTTTAAAGCGATTAAGCCGGGCGTTCCATGTTCAAGTGTAGAACAGGAAGTCCAAAAATACTTTAAAGAAGCAGGTGTCCAGCATTTAGTCCAGCATCACACCGGGCATGCCATCGGTCTATTGGGACATGAGGCACCATTCTTTGACCTAGGAGATCAAACCATCATGCAGCCTGGAATGGTATTTACCGTTGAGCCGGGCATTTACGTTAGAGGACTTGGCGGCTTCAGGCATTCTGATACCGTGCTGGTAACAGAAAATGGTATGGAAATGCTGACCTACTATCCAAGGGATTTAGCTTCCATGGTTTGCTATTAA
- a CDS encoding alpha/beta hydrolase yields MEKIHNISSGSTAWVDHIPVIWFEPQVDSSTRQLIIFLHHLGGSKETTIPYLEDLAAKGYVALSFDAWQHGERGKESSQEILGRVLGNFRRNMWPILGNTTLDTLRVIDWAVSTLKVRPDVYLGGLSMGGDIAVAAAGIDHRIKRVVSVVSTPDWLRPGMEDIFNHGTVMPAGNPDSYSQYFYDQLNPLTNLSSYANAPKIHFICGDKDTHVPPDGAFRFHSALRGGYPSAADRIKVTLLPDFSHLDVRDSKAWWPGCLMSLTHS; encoded by the coding sequence ATGGAAAAAATACATAATATTTCATCTGGCTCTACGGCATGGGTTGATCACATTCCAGTCATCTGGTTTGAACCTCAAGTCGATTCTTCCACTCGTCAACTTATTATCTTTTTGCATCATCTTGGTGGATCAAAAGAAACCACTATTCCATATTTAGAGGATCTTGCTGCAAAGGGCTATGTCGCACTAAGTTTCGACGCATGGCAGCATGGGGAACGCGGAAAAGAGTCATCGCAAGAGATTCTGGGACGGGTATTGGGGAACTTTAGGCGTAATATGTGGCCTATCCTGGGGAATACCACTCTGGACACACTTCGGGTTATCGACTGGGCTGTGTCCACACTAAAAGTTAGACCTGACGTCTATTTGGGAGGCCTTTCGATGGGTGGGGACATTGCTGTGGCTGCCGCCGGGATTGATCATCGAATCAAACGGGTGGTTTCGGTCGTTTCCACACCAGATTGGCTACGTCCTGGTATGGAAGATATTTTTAATCATGGAACGGTAATGCCGGCTGGGAATCCTGACAGCTACTCCCAATACTTCTATGACCAGCTGAATCCTTTAACGAACTTGAGCTCATATGCAAACGCACCCAAAATACATTTTATTTGTGGTGATAAGGATACCCATGTACCACCCGACGGCGCATTTCGATTCCATTCAGCACTTCGTGGTGGCTATCCATCGGCAGCTGATAGAATCAAAGTAACTCTTTTGCCCGACTTTAGCCATCTTGATGTCCGCGACAGCAAAGCTTGGTGGCCAGGCTGCTTGATGTCTCTCACTCACTCGTAA
- the rbsK gene encoding ribokinase, with translation MNIAVIGSNMVDLISYIEKMPKEGETLEAPDFEIGCGGKGANQAVAAAKMGSKVMMVTKVGDDLFANNTIQNLERYGIDTEFTNKVPGTSSGVAPIFVDQESKNRILIIKGANQHLLPEDVDRAAEKLKKCSLIVLQLEIPLPTIYHAIEFGNKHGIPVILNPAPARKDLDFEYVCKSDFFIPNESELEILTGMPVESEDQIQKAAMVLIEKGLKNVIVTMGSRGVMWVTKEKSQTVDSHKVAAIDTTGAGDAFIGCFAHYFVQNGDVLNAIKMATAFAALSVTKRGTQTSYPGIDEVEQFLKVRV, from the coding sequence ATGAATATCGCAGTAATTGGGTCCAATATGGTGGATCTTATTTCATACATTGAAAAAATGCCAAAGGAAGGGGAAACCCTTGAGGCACCTGACTTCGAAATAGGCTGTGGCGGCAAAGGGGCAAACCAGGCAGTGGCTGCTGCCAAAATGGGCTCAAAGGTAATGATGGTCACAAAGGTAGGAGATGACCTTTTTGCAAATAATACCATACAAAACCTTGAACGATACGGAATTGACACAGAGTTCACAAATAAAGTGCCAGGAACATCAAGTGGTGTGGCGCCGATTTTTGTGGACCAAGAGTCCAAAAATCGTATTCTAATTATTAAGGGAGCCAATCAGCATCTTCTTCCGGAGGATGTGGACCGGGCTGCAGAAAAACTTAAGAAGTGCTCACTGATTGTTTTACAACTTGAAATCCCGCTCCCGACGATCTATCATGCGATTGAGTTTGGTAACAAGCATGGCATTCCAGTCATTTTGAATCCCGCACCTGCACGCAAGGATTTGGATTTTGAATATGTATGTAAAAGTGACTTTTTCATTCCTAATGAAAGTGAACTCGAGATCTTAACCGGAATGCCTGTTGAGAGTGAAGACCAAATTCAAAAGGCAGCAATGGTCTTGATTGAAAAAGGCTTAAAAAACGTCATCGTCACAATGGGCAGCCGTGGAGTAATGTGGGTGACAAAGGAGAAAAGTCAGACTGTTGACTCACATAAAGTTGCAGCGATTGATACAACAGGCGCAGGGGATGCCTTCATTGGCTGCTTTGCACATTACTTTGTACAAAATGGCGATGTACTAAACGCGATAAAAATGGCTACAGCTTTTGCAGCATTAAGTGTTACAAAGCGGGGCACCCAGACTTCCTATCCGGGCATAGATGAAGTGGAGCAGTTTTTGAAGGTACGAGTTTAA
- a CDS encoding DUF4432 family protein produces the protein MISNGCPGPEDNHPLHGEMPCAEMERAWLEITDVGIKVCGETEYVKGFGHHYLASPNVEMFEGEAFIKMSMNVKNLSGSEMPLQYMCHTNYAYLDDAVMKQNIPDSAFTLRESVPDHVKPTEKWLNYNKNLLSGEETLIVLNQPEMYDPEIVFFADELNRYQDEAEFEMESPDGVTFFTRFSTAELNYATRWLLHNSDQKVGAFVLPATCLPEGFLAAERAGTLMKLRAGEERSFTVVTGKK, from the coding sequence TTGATCAGCAATGGCTGCCCGGGACCTGAAGATAACCACCCTTTGCACGGTGAAATGCCTTGTGCCGAGATGGAAAGGGCTTGGCTTGAAATAACGGACGTTGGCATTAAGGTTTGTGGTGAGACTGAGTATGTAAAAGGCTTCGGACATCATTACCTCGCTAGTCCTAATGTTGAAATGTTTGAAGGAGAAGCATTCATTAAAATGAGCATGAATGTAAAAAATCTTTCAGGCAGTGAAATGCCGCTTCAGTATATGTGCCACACCAACTATGCTTATCTTGATGATGCAGTTATGAAGCAGAACATTCCGGACAGTGCTTTCACACTTAGGGAATCGGTACCAGATCATGTGAAGCCAACTGAAAAGTGGTTGAATTATAATAAGAATCTGCTTAGTGGCGAGGAAACACTTATAGTATTAAACCAGCCGGAAATGTATGATCCGGAAATCGTGTTTTTTGCAGATGAGCTGAATCGTTATCAGGATGAAGCAGAATTTGAAATGGAATCACCGGATGGAGTTACTTTTTTCACAAGATTTTCAACAGCAGAATTGAATTATGCAACACGCTGGCTGCTTCATAATAGCGACCAGAAGGTAGGGGCGTTTGTGCTGCCTGCAACTTGCCTGCCTGAAGGCTTTCTCGCTGCAGAAAGAGCTGGAACGTTAATGAAGCTCCGTGCTGGAGAAGAAAGATCCTTCACAGTTGTAACTGGAAAGAAATAA
- the fucP gene encoding L-fucose:H+ symporter permease, protein MKTKNLIQLPDGYLSSTPIFQFILLSMLFPLWAVAASLNDILITQFKHVFELSDFASALVQSAFYGGYFLVAIPASLVIKKTNYKFAIITGLLFYIAGCSLFYPASHMATYTMFLFAIFSIAIGLGFLETAANTYSSMIGPRKHSILRLNISQTFYPLGSISGILLGKYLVFQEGASLESQMSKMSPAQAHAFGLKMLEHTLEPYKYIIFVLVAVLILFVLTKFPSCKPVVDSTKSSNKSPGIGQTLKYLGGNKQFRKGIAAQFLYVGMQVAVWSFTIRLALDLNPHINERTASNFMVFSFIAFFVGKFIANFLMARFSPSKVLFSYSIIGTLLLAYVAFVPSMTAVYAAIGVSMLFGPCWATIYAETLEVVKEKQYTEMAGAILVMSIVGGAVVPAVQGYASDLFGSMQMAFLVSMACFMYVGFYFYGEMKKNKAVQKPAEESLKIAQ, encoded by the coding sequence ATGAAGACGAAAAACTTAATTCAGCTGCCAGATGGATACTTAAGTTCAACACCAATTTTTCAGTTTATCCTGTTGTCAATGCTGTTCCCATTATGGGCGGTAGCTGCCAGCTTGAATGATATTCTCATTACTCAGTTCAAGCATGTGTTTGAGTTAAGTGATTTTGCAAGCGCTTTAGTCCAGAGTGCCTTTTATGGCGGTTATTTTCTAGTCGCAATACCTGCTTCCCTGGTCATTAAAAAAACAAATTACAAGTTTGCTATTATTACCGGATTACTTTTCTATATTGCAGGCTGCTCGTTATTTTACCCGGCTTCACATATGGCTACGTACACGATGTTCTTGTTTGCGATCTTTTCGATTGCAATTGGTTTAGGTTTTCTTGAAACAGCTGCAAATACATATAGTTCAATGATCGGACCGCGTAAACACTCGATCCTTCGCTTGAACATCAGCCAGACATTTTATCCGCTAGGTTCGATTTCAGGGATTTTGCTAGGGAAATATCTGGTGTTCCAAGAAGGTGCAAGCCTTGAAAGTCAAATGTCAAAAATGTCTCCAGCACAAGCACATGCTTTTGGCTTGAAAATGCTTGAGCATACACTAGAACCTTATAAATATATCATTTTCGTACTTGTGGCTGTTCTTATTCTGTTTGTCCTTACGAAATTCCCATCATGTAAACCAGTAGTAGATAGCACAAAGTCTTCTAATAAATCTCCTGGCATTGGCCAGACACTGAAATATCTAGGTGGAAACAAACAATTCCGCAAAGGGATTGCAGCACAATTTTTATATGTTGGAATGCAGGTAGCGGTTTGGTCATTTACGATCCGCCTTGCACTCGATCTTAACCCACATATCAATGAACGTACGGCTTCAAATTTCATGGTATTTAGCTTTATTGCCTTTTTTGTAGGTAAATTCATCGCGAATTTCTTGATGGCACGCTTCTCGCCATCGAAGGTATTATTTAGCTACTCGATCATTGGTACTTTGCTACTTGCTTATGTAGCATTCGTCCCAAGCATGACTGCAGTGTATGCAGCGATTGGTGTGAGCATGCTGTTTGGACCATGCTGGGCGACGATTTATGCGGAAACACTTGAAGTTGTCAAAGAAAAACAATATACAGAAATGGCAGGAGCGATCCTGGTTATGTCGATTGTTGGCGGAGCTGTTGTACCAGCAGTACAGGGTTATGCATCTGACCTCTTCGGTTCAATGCAAATGGCCTTCCTCGTATCCATGGCATGCTTTATGTATGTAGGTTTCTATTTCTATGGTGAAATGAAAAAAAATAAGGCTGTTCAGAAGCCTGCAGAAGAATCTTTGAAAATTGCTCAGTAA
- a CDS encoding substrate-binding domain-containing protein encodes MCDSGGFGEHSGYQAAKALYELDDKPTAVFSSNNLMTIGFLKALVDLNWKLGSEVSFIGFDDVDIATFLNPKLSVVARPMNAVGEIAFQLLHERISFKGTLPKREYLMSPELIIRESCRLMKN; translated from the coding sequence ATATGTGATTCAGGGGGATTTGGGGAACATAGCGGTTACCAGGCTGCCAAAGCTCTTTATGAGCTGGATGATAAGCCAACTGCTGTATTTTCTTCCAACAACTTAATGACCATCGGCTTTTTAAAAGCACTGGTGGATTTGAACTGGAAGCTTGGCAGTGAAGTGTCGTTTATTGGTTTTGATGATGTTGATATTGCAACCTTCCTGAATCCCAAGCTTAGTGTTGTTGCAAGGCCAATGAATGCAGTAGGGGAGATTGCATTTCAGCTATTGCATGAACGAATTTCCTTTAAAGGCACTCTTCCAAAGCGGGAATATTTAATGTCACCTGAGCTGATCATCCGGGAGTCATGCCGGCTAATGAAAAATTAA
- a CDS encoding LacI family DNA-binding transcriptional regulator — MEFKPNIQDVARLANVSIATVSRVINNQGGVRKVTEDKILNAIKELGYIRNAAARTMKRKETNTIGVIVPDIKNPFFPLVMAGIEQKAREKDYFTILSSTNESSKVEEEIVKNFIERGVDGVIVTTANENGIHLKLLQEQGIPIVAVDRSIKNFEVDTVLVDNVKGSYQAIQHSILQGHEKIAIICGPQNTTPGLERYLGYKKALENYDIPLNDQYVIQGDLGNIAVTRLPKLFMSWMISQLLYFLPTT, encoded by the coding sequence ATGGAATTCAAACCAAATATTCAGGATGTTGCCAGGCTAGCCAATGTGTCGATCGCAACGGTATCCAGGGTTATTAATAACCAGGGTGGCGTCCGTAAGGTAACAGAAGATAAAATACTCAATGCGATAAAGGAACTCGGGTATATTCGCAATGCTGCTGCAAGAACCATGAAGCGAAAAGAAACAAATACAATTGGTGTCATCGTGCCAGACATCAAAAATCCCTTCTTTCCACTCGTGATGGCTGGGATTGAACAGAAAGCACGCGAGAAAGACTATTTTACAATCTTAAGCAGTACAAATGAGTCTTCGAAAGTGGAAGAAGAGATTGTGAAGAATTTTATTGAACGTGGGGTTGATGGCGTAATTGTCACTACTGCCAATGAAAATGGCATTCACCTGAAGCTGCTTCAGGAGCAAGGGATTCCAATTGTAGCTGTTGACCGAAGCATAAAGAATTTTGAAGTCGATACGGTTCTCGTTGATAACGTGAAGGGTTCCTACCAAGCGATTCAACACTCGATTCTACAGGGGCATGAAAAAATAGCCATCATTTGCGGTCCGCAGAATACGACGCCTGGACTTGAAAGGTATTTAGGATATAAAAAGGCGCTCGAAAACTACGATATTCCTTTGAATGATCAATATGTGATTCAGGGGGATTTGGGGAACATAGCGGTTACCAGGCTGCCAAAGCTCTTTATGAGCTGGATGATAAGCCAACTGCTGTATTTTCTTCCAACAACTTAA
- a CDS encoding AMP-binding protein yields MIAAELIKRGARYYPNETAVIFENHKLTFMEVHKNSNRLANVLFQLGLEKGDRISFLLANSMHSVEIDFAMLKSGFVRVPLNTRLSAEEHFHMITETDSKAILFTEEFACRVAELRPRLSAVSLFCQIDGLAKYEWITPIYEEMQTASDEDPLVSLSEEDYATLQYTSGTTGKLKAAIHTQESWAAMATNILSTLPIKKGDIMMHAAPLTHATGVLVLPHWLRGAANAILPAFQPQEFLQAVDTIKPTTLNLVPTMIIMLLSHPDAEKYSFDSVRSLIYGASPMPREALKRGIELWGPKFIQYFGQTEAPLLLTTLDIEDHILAIENEEYYDRLLSCGRPTVTTEVKIVNEAGEEVPENEIGEIVVSSSQAMVGYWKEEELTAETIKGKWIFTRDMGYLDNDGYVFMVDRKSDMIISGGFNIYPREVEDVLYKHPAVLEAAVVGVPDEKWVETVKAFVVLKKEHHATEEELIDYCKQHLAPFKKPKYIEFIDTLPKSAVGKIVRRMLRKEALKK; encoded by the coding sequence ATGATTGCAGCTGAGTTAATAAAAAGGGGTGCAAGGTATTATCCGAATGAAACCGCGGTAATATTTGAGAATCATAAGTTAACTTTTATGGAGGTCCATAAAAACTCAAATCGATTGGCCAATGTCCTTTTCCAATTAGGACTAGAAAAAGGGGACAGAATCTCCTTTTTGCTGGCAAATTCTATGCATAGTGTAGAAATAGACTTTGCGATGCTTAAATCGGGATTTGTAAGGGTTCCACTAAATACAAGGCTTTCTGCAGAAGAACATTTTCACATGATTACTGAAACGGACTCAAAAGCGATTCTTTTTACAGAAGAATTTGCCTGCCGTGTTGCTGAATTAAGACCCAGGCTTTCTGCCGTTTCTCTATTCTGTCAGATAGATGGATTAGCTAAATATGAGTGGATTACTCCAATTTATGAGGAAATGCAAACTGCATCCGACGAAGATCCCCTCGTTTCGTTATCAGAAGAAGATTATGCAACTCTACAATACACATCTGGAACGACCGGAAAGCTTAAAGCGGCTATACATACCCAGGAATCATGGGCAGCGATGGCAACGAATATTTTGTCCACCTTGCCAATTAAAAAAGGCGATATTATGATGCATGCCGCACCATTGACACATGCCACAGGAGTACTGGTGCTGCCCCATTGGTTAAGAGGAGCAGCAAATGCAATCCTCCCAGCTTTCCAGCCTCAAGAATTTCTTCAAGCTGTAGACACCATCAAACCTACAACACTCAACTTAGTTCCTACAATGATTATCATGCTTCTCTCTCATCCAGATGCTGAAAAATATTCCTTTGATTCTGTTCGCAGTTTAATATACGGTGCCTCACCAATGCCAAGAGAAGCATTAAAACGAGGAATAGAACTATGGGGACCTAAATTCATCCAATATTTTGGGCAAACGGAAGCACCTTTGCTATTAACTACTTTAGATATTGAAGACCATATTCTCGCTATTGAAAATGAAGAATACTATGACCGCTTATTATCCTGTGGGAGGCCGACTGTAACCACTGAGGTGAAAATCGTAAATGAAGCGGGCGAAGAAGTTCCTGAGAATGAAATTGGAGAGATTGTTGTTTCTTCCAGTCAGGCAATGGTTGGTTACTGGAAGGAAGAAGAATTGACCGCAGAAACAATTAAAGGAAAGTGGATATTTACAAGGGACATGGGATACCTCGATAATGACGGCTATGTTTTCATGGTAGACCGGAAGTCAGACATGATCATATCGGGTGGTTTTAATATTTATCCACGCGAAGTGGAAGATGTACTTTACAAGCACCCAGCTGTCCTGGAAGCAGCAGTCGTTGGAGTCCCAGATGAAAAATGGGTAGAGACAGTTAAAGCCTTTGTCGTATTAAAAAAGGAACATCATGCCACAGAAGAAGAACTTATTGATTATTGCAAGCAACATCTAGCACCCTTTAAAAAACCGAAGTATATAGAATTTATTGATACTCTTCCTAAAAGTGCAGTCGGAAAGATTGTCAGAAGGATGCTTAGAAAAGAAGCGTTGAAAAAATAA
- a CDS encoding enoyl-CoA hydratase-related protein gives MTDIFKPTIAAVNGFCFAGGLEMAAWCDIRIASSTAEFGCLERRWNVPLVDGGTQRIPRILGWGRGMDLILTGRKIDAQTALDWGLVTEVIEQEQLLERAKELASIMASYPQGSLRTDKQAAVRGWGLPLEEALRIECQLGMPHTHNEETLEGLRNFMDRKK, from the coding sequence ATGACAGATATTTTTAAGCCTACGATAGCAGCTGTAAATGGATTTTGTTTTGCAGGGGGATTGGAAATGGCGGCATGGTGCGATATCAGGATTGCTTCATCTACTGCAGAATTCGGATGCTTGGAAAGGCGCTGGAATGTTCCTCTGGTCGATGGAGGTACACAGCGAATTCCGAGAATTCTGGGATGGGGCAGAGGGATGGATTTGATTTTGACTGGAAGAAAAATTGATGCTCAGACAGCATTGGACTGGGGACTAGTCACAGAGGTTATAGAACAAGAGCAGCTTCTTGAAAGGGCAAAGGAATTGGCTTCCATTATGGCCTCTTATCCTCAAGGTTCTCTTCGTACAGATAAACAAGCAGCAGTAAGGGGCTGGGGATTGCCTCTGGAAGAAGCGCTGCGTATTGAATGTCAGCTCGGAATGCCGCATACACATAATGAAGAAACATTGGAGGGACTAAGAAATTTTATGGATAGAAAAAAATAA
- a CDS encoding enoyl-CoA hydratase-related protein, whose protein sequence is MSKKVIVEKEGGVTVITINRPEKHNCIDGETAQLLYEAWSKFRDDRDARVAILTGNGPSFSSGADLKALDTLRLKIHMIPSLLLMEKDI, encoded by the coding sequence ATGAGTAAAAAAGTGATAGTAGAAAAAGAAGGTGGCGTTACCGTCATCACGATTAACCGTCCTGAAAAGCATAACTGTATTGATGGCGAAACAGCGCAGCTCCTATACGAAGCCTGGTCGAAATTCCGTGACGATCGGGACGCCAGAGTAGCTATTTTAACAGGGAATGGACCTTCTTTCAGTTCTGGTGCAGATTTAAAAGCATTGGACACGTTAAGGCTGAAGATCCATATGATTCCCAGTTTGCTTTTGATGGAAAAGGATATTTAG
- a CDS encoding GNAT family N-acetyltransferase — translation MLIRDAAENELPYIREQRVVSYEEHAKSIPEDHWIALKHAISSKADIQPGVERIVVEIDGEIVGSVVLFPAKSNAYEGFVDELDYPEIRMLAVAPTARGKGVAPALVTECIHRAKAQGFHAIGLHTGEFMKNAMRLYEKLGFERQPQFDFEPANDGIIVKAYRLTFE, via the coding sequence ATGTTAATTCGCGATGCAGCAGAAAATGAATTACCCTACATCCGTGAACAAAGAGTCGTTTCCTATGAAGAGCATGCAAAAAGCATTCCCGAGGATCATTGGATAGCACTAAAACACGCAATCTCCTCCAAGGCGGATATTCAGCCCGGGGTGGAACGGATCGTTGTGGAAATAGATGGGGAAATTGTCGGCAGTGTCGTTTTGTTCCCTGCAAAAAGCAATGCCTATGAAGGGTTTGTTGACGAGTTAGACTATCCTGAAATACGGATGCTTGCCGTTGCACCGACTGCAAGGGGCAAAGGTGTTGCCCCTGCGTTGGTTACTGAATGTATCCATCGGGCGAAAGCACAGGGCTTCCACGCCATCGGTCTGCATACAGGTGAATTTATGAAAAACGCAATGCGATTGTATGAAAAGCTCGGCTTTGAACGCCAGCCACAATTTGATTTTGAGCCTGCCAACGATGGCATTATTGTGAAGGCGTACCGGCTTACATTTGAATAA